A window from Cryptomeria japonica chromosome 1, Sugi_1.0, whole genome shotgun sequence encodes these proteins:
- the LOC131073474 gene encoding uncharacterized protein LOC131073474 → MNMKNTSAEMCESSYSFMEDDIFMVGTDINGGVDYSATMGNFPGFHRGDLVITDRLWSGNAFTDGQQLTEQYHSDEAYPQVMDIPQTSTSSHQYELVDCNLDLHGRPKLNSAFRNYKKDSKKEIHFCLASRVKQKSLKRCFNFLSRTYKNSRDRSSWEANHGTVEESYALTHKIAERNRRNKLNQQFLALRSLLPHNPKVDKISTLTNAIFELNQQKLRIEELEQLNQSLTHALRENSISEACSSAADSRRDALMQCICEEADVLVEKTSIPDETIIEVSLKKIASNCTHMDIIVTVDKCLREMNLEVLRIQWRELDSSKQLIEGTISSRRKGERWEVNERKKIKAAVKSSLTAS, encoded by the exons ATGAACATGAAAAATACTTCTGCAGAGATGTGTGAGAGCTCTTATAGTTTTATGGAGGATGATATTTTCATGGTAGGAACAGACATCAACGGAGGTGTAGATTATTCAGCCACGATGGGTAATTTTCCTGGTTTTCATAGGGGAGATTTAGTTATTACAGATCGTCTTTGGAGTGGTAATGCCTTTACAGATGGGCAGCAGCTGACTGAACAATATCATAGTGACGAGGCCTACCCTCAAGTGATGGATATTCCACAAACTTCAACCTCCTCTCACCAATATGAATTGGTTGATTGTAATCTCGATCTCCATGGTAGACCAAAACTAAATAGTGCATTCCGGAACTACAAGAAAGATTCTAAAAAAGAAATCCATTTCTGTTTGGCATCTAGAGTGAAACAGAAATCGCTAAAGAGATGCTTCAATTTTCTAAGTAGGACGTATAAAAACAGTAGAGACAGGTCAAGTTGGGAAGCAAACCATGGGACGGTAGAGGAGTCATATGCTTTAACGCATAAGATTGCTGAGCGCAACAGGAGAAACAAACTCAATCAGCAATTTTTGGCTTTACGTTCTCTTCTTCCTCACAATCCCAAG GTTGATAAAATTTCCACACTGACAAATGCGATATTCGAGCTTAATCAACAAAAGCTTCGCATAGAGGAGCTTGAGCAGCTGAATCAAAGTCTAACCCATGCACTTAGAGAGAACTCTATAAGCGAAGCTTGTAGTAGCGCAGCAGATTCAAGAAGAGATGCGTTGATGCAGTGTATCTGTGAAGAAGCTGATGTACTTGTTGAGAAAACCAGCATCCCAGATGAAACCATTATTGAAGTAAGCTTGAAAAAGATAGCATCCAATTGTACTCACATGGACATCATTGTTACAGTGGATAAGTGCTTGAGAGAAATGAATTTGGAGGTGTTGAGAATCCAATGGAGGGAGTTAGATTCATCAAAACAATTAATTGAGGGGACAATCAGCAGTAGAAGAAAG GGAGAACGATGGGAAGTAAACGAGAGGAAGAAGATTAAGGCGGCGGTGAAAAGTTCTCTCACTGCGAGTTAA